The Aquamicrobium sp. DNA segment GCGCAGCCAGCCCTCGGCGTCGCGCCCCTCGGTGAAGGCCTCGGCGAGGCCGAGCCGTTCGGCGAGCCCGGCGAAGATGGCGTAGTCGTCGCGCGCCTCGCCCATCGGCGCGCGGATGCGCGACATCCACAGGAGCACCGGATCGCGGCGGTTGACCATCACGTCCTCGCGCTCGAACGGCGTTGTCGCCGGCAGCACGATGTCGGCGCGGCGCGCCGTCGCCGTCCAGCTATGCTCGTTGACGATCACCGTCTCGGAGCGCTTCCACGCCTCGTCCAGACGCCGCAGATCCTGATGGTGGTGGAACGGGTTGCCGCCCGTCCACCAGACGAGGCGGATGTCGGGATAGACGCGATGCTGGAGATTGTAGGTATAGGCCTCGCCCGGCCTGAGCAGCATGTCGGCGATCCGCGCCACCGGGATGTAGTCGCGCACCGGATTGACGCCCTGCGGCATCGATGGCCAGTCGACCAGCGGGGCGTCGCGCCCCACCGGCGTCGTGCTGCCGTAGCCGAAGGCGAAGCCGCAGCCGGGCCGGCCGATCTGGCCGATGACCGAGGCGAGCGCCAGCCCCGCCCACAGCGGCTGCTCGCCATGGTCGGCGCGCTGCATGCCCCAAGTGAGCGACACCATGGAGCGTCTTTCGGTCAGCTCCAGCGCCAGCGCGCGGATCGTCGGCGCGTCGATGTCGCACAGCGCCGCCGCCCATTCGGCCGTCTTCGGAACGCCGTCGCTCTCGCCGGAAAGATAGGCGCGCAGCGTCTCCCAGCCGGCGGTGCAGCGGGCGAGGAAGGCGCGGTCCTCGCGCCCCGCGGCGACGATCTCGAAGGCGAGCGCCAGCATCAGCGCGACGTCGGTGCCGGGGCGGATAGGCAGCCATTCGGCCCCGTCGAGGTCGCCGCGGCGCGGCGAGACGTTGACGAGCCGCACCTTGCCCGCGGCGAGGTCGCCGAGCCAGCGACCGACCTCGTGCCGCGTGGTGCCGGAAGAGGCGACCTGCGCGGTTCGCGGCGAGATCCCGCCGAAAGCCAGCACCAGCTCGCAATGCCGGCGCACCTCGGAAAAGCTCGTCACCACGTCCTGGAACTCGCGGTTCGAGAGCCCGAGGAGATGCGGGAACATCACCTCGGCGGCGGCGTGGGAATAGGTGTCGCGCGCGCCGACGAAGCCGCCGGCGAGGTTGAGGAAGCGGCGGAGCTGGCTCTGCGCATGGTGGAAGCGGCCGGCGCTGGCCCAGCCATAG contains these protein-coding regions:
- a CDS encoding molybdopterin-dependent oxidoreductase; this translates as MAYTAAHWGAYRVVDGGTALAPLEDDPQPSRIGRGWLSAATDRQSRILRPAVRRGWLDGDRGAGRGIDSYVEMEWDAVLDLAAGEVERVRGTFGNGAIFAGSYGWASAGRFHHAQSQLRRFLNLAGGFVGARDTYSHAAAEVMFPHLLGLSNREFQDVVTSFSEVRRHCELVLAFGGISPRTAQVASSGTTRHEVGRWLGDLAAGKVRLVNVSPRRGDLDGAEWLPIRPGTDVALMLALAFEIVAAGREDRAFLARCTAGWETLRAYLSGESDGVPKTAEWAAALCDIDAPTIRALALELTERRSMVSLTWGMQRADHGEQPLWAGLALASVIGQIGRPGCGFAFGYGSTTPVGRDAPLVDWPSMPQGVNPVRDYIPVARIADMLLRPGEAYTYNLQHRVYPDIRLVWWTGGNPFHHHQDLRRLDEAWKRSETVIVNEHSWTATARRADIVLPATTPFEREDVMVNRRDPVLLWMSRIRAPMGEARDDYAIFAGLAERLGLAEAFTEGRDAEGWLRHLWARSQGVAQRAGFALPDFETFRAVGRFDVPLAAEPQNPLSGFVADPQANPLRTESGRITLASERIAGFAMDDCPGHPAWLPPAESLLDAAEDELHLVSNQPDTRLHAQNDRGSEALADKTAGREAGYLHPDTAARHGLKEGEVMRLWNARGACLAGVRFDEGMRRDCVVLPTGAWYDPQIVDGAWLEAHGNPNVLTIDKGTSGMAQGNIAHTALVRIARWDGPLPPLTIDRPPRGISNG